CTCGAGGTGCACTACAAGGGCAGGACGGTCGCCGAGGTCCTCGACATGCCGATCTCGGAGGCGGCCGAGTTCTTCGCAGCCGTGCCCGCGATCGCGCGCCACCTGCGGACCCTGGTCGACGTCGGCCTTGGCTACGTCCGGCTCGGGCAGCCCGCGCCCACGCTCTCCGGCGGTGAGGCACAGCGCGTCAAGCTCGCCTCCGAACTGCAGAAGCGCTCCACCGGGCGCACGGTCTACGTGCTGGACGAACCGACCACCGGGCTGCACTTCGAGGACATCAGCCGGCTGATGATCGTGCTGCAGGGACTGGCGGAGAAGGGCAACACGGTCATCGTGATCGAGCACAACCTCGACGTGATCAAGAACGCGGACTGGGTGATCGACATGGGTCCGGAGGGCGGGTCCGGCGGTGGCCTCGTGGTCGCCGAGGGCACCCCGGAGGAGGTGGCGCGCGTCGAGGCCTCGCACACGGGCCGCTTCCTCGCCGAGATCCTCGGGACCGACGCCGTGGCCGATCTGCGTCCGGTGACGGCGGTCGCCCCCCTGAACGCCCCGAAGGCACGATCGGCGCGCCGCTCCGCGCGGGTGGCGAAGGCCAAGAAGGAGAGTGCCTAGGCCTTGTCGGCGGCGGTCGGCGTCCCCGTCCTAGCGAGGCGAGCCGATGCGCAGCAGGTTGCCGCTGGGGTCGACGAGGGCGAACTCCCGCATGCCGTAGGCGGTGTCCTGCGGTGGCGCCAGCCTGCTGCCGGTCACGGGATCGGTCACGACCCCGACGGCCTTCCACTCCGCGAAGAGGGCGTCGGCACCGGTGACGTAGAGGTAGCACGAGGACGCCGTCCGCAACGGGTCGACGTCGGGCGAGTGATGCAGGTGCAACTCGATCCCGCCCCGCCCGATGATCGCGTAGCCGCTGTTCGGCGGCGGGTCGGCGCGCGCGGTGAAACCCAGCGGGGCGTAGAAGGCCATCAGCTCGGCGACGCTGCGTGCCGGAAGCACCGGCACGCTGCGCTCCGCGGGTGGGGTCACGGGGCAGGTGAGGCGACCTGGGTGGTCGCCGGCACGCACCGGACCGGGAAGTTCACCGAGCGGGCGATGTAGCAGTGGTCGTGTGCCTGCTGGTGCAGGTCGGCGATCGTCTCCTGGGCGATCTCCTCGGCGACGCTCACCTTCGGATGCAGCGCGACCTCGGTGAACTGGCCGACGCCGGCCGCCTCCACCCGCATGGTGCCCGTCGCCCGGTCGGAGTATCCGGTCACGACGACCCCGGCGACCGCAGCCCGGTGCAGGAACCACAGCATGTGGCACTGCGCGAGCGCGGCCACGAACAGCTCCTCCGGGGAGTACCCGTGCTCATCACCGCGGAAGGCGGGATCGGCCGACCCGGGCAGGGCGGGTTTGCCGTCGATGACAACCACGTGATCGCGCCCATAGGAGGTGTACGACTCGGTGCCCTTCGTACCGGCTCCGGTCCAGTCGACGCTGACTTGGTACGTATGCAGGGGTCCCATGAACCCACGCTAGCGCGAACTAGGCTGGAGGACATGGCCGACCCCTCCACGTATCGCCCCAAGCCGGGGGAGATCCCGACCTCGCCGGGGGTGTACCGGTTCCGGGACGCCCACCGGCGCGTGATCTACGTGGGCAAGGCGAAGAACCTGCGGGCCCGGCTGAGCAACTACTTCCAGAACGTCGCGGCCCTGCACCCGCGCACCGCGCAGATGGTGACCACCGCGGCCTCGGTGGAGTGGACGGTCGTGGCCACCGAGGTGGAGTCGCTCGCGCTGGAGTACTCCTGGATCAAGGAGTACGACCCTCGGTTCAACGTCAAGTACCGCGACGACAAGTCCTACCCCTACCTCGCCGTCACGATGTCGGAGGAGATCCCGCGGGTGCAGGTCATGCGTGGACAGAAGCGCAAGGGCAACCGCTACTTCGGGCCGTACTCCCACGCCTGGGCCATCCGGGAGACCGTGGACCTGCTGCTGCGGGTCTTCCCGATCCGCTCCTGTTCCAAGGGTGTCTACCGCCGCGCCCAGCAGACCGGCCGGCCGTGCCTGCTCGGCTACATCGACAAGTGCGCGGCCCCCTGCGTCGACCGGATCAGTGCCGAGGACCATCGCGACCTGGCCGAGGACCTGTGCGCGTTCATGGCGGGGGAGACCGGTCAGGCGGTCAAGCGCCTCGAGCGGGAGATGAAGCAGGCCTCCGCCGAGCTGGACTTCGAGCGCGCGGCCCGGCTGCGTGACGATCTCGGCGCGCTGCGGCGGGTCGTGGAGAAGAACGCCGTCGTGCTGCCCGACGGGACGAACGCGGACGTCTTCGCCATGGCCGCGGACGAGCTCGAGGCCTCCGTGCAGGTCTTCCACGTGCGGGGTGGACGCATCCGCGGCCAGCGCGGCTGGGTCACCGAACGGGTCGAGGACGTCACCGATGCCGAGCTGGTGGAACGGCTGCTCGAGCAGGTCTACGGCGATCTGACCGAGGACGAGGATGCCGGCACCGACGCCGTGCCGAAGGAGATCGTGGTGCCGGTCCTGCCGGAGAACCTCTCCGAGATCGAGGCGTGGCTGCGCGGGATCCGGGGGGCGGCGGTGCGCATCCACGTCGCCCAGCGGGGGGACAAGCGCGCCCTCGCCGAGACCGTGGAGCAGAACGCCAAGCAGGCGCTGGCGCTGCACAAGACGCGACGCGCCGGCGACCTCACCGCCCGCTCGGCCGCGCTCTCGGAACTGACCGAGCACCTGGGCCTGGCGGAGTCGCCGCTGCGGATCGAGTGCTACGACATCTCCCACACCTCCGGGACCGAACAGGTGGGCTCGATGGTCGTCTTCGAAGACGGGATACCGCGCAAGAGCGAGTACCGGCACTTCGTGGTGCGGGGCCCGGACGGCACCGGCGCCCGCGACGACACGGAGGCGATGAACGAGGTGCTCACGCGCCG
Above is a window of Ruania suaedae DNA encoding:
- a CDS encoding bleomycin resistance protein, which encodes MTPPAERSVPVLPARSVAELMAFYAPLGFTARADPPPNSGYAIIGRGGIELHLHHSPDVDPLRTASSCYLYVTGADALFAEWKAVGVVTDPVTGSRLAPPQDTAYGMREFALVDPSGNLLRIGSPR
- a CDS encoding OsmC family protein, producing the protein MGPLHTYQVSVDWTGAGTKGTESYTSYGRDHVVVIDGKPALPGSADPAFRGDEHGYSPEELFVAALAQCHMLWFLHRAAVAGVVVTGYSDRATGTMRVEAAGVGQFTEVALHPKVSVAEEIAQETIADLHQQAHDHCYIARSVNFPVRCVPATTQVASPAP
- the uvrC gene encoding excinuclease ABC subunit UvrC, with product MADPSTYRPKPGEIPTSPGVYRFRDAHRRVIYVGKAKNLRARLSNYFQNVAALHPRTAQMVTTAASVEWTVVATEVESLALEYSWIKEYDPRFNVKYRDDKSYPYLAVTMSEEIPRVQVMRGQKRKGNRYFGPYSHAWAIRETVDLLLRVFPIRSCSKGVYRRAQQTGRPCLLGYIDKCAAPCVDRISAEDHRDLAEDLCAFMAGETGQAVKRLEREMKQASAELDFERAARLRDDLGALRRVVEKNAVVLPDGTNADVFAMAADELEASVQVFHVRGGRIRGQRGWVTERVEDVTDAELVERLLEQVYGDLTEDEDAGTDAVPKEIVVPVLPENLSEIEAWLRGIRGAAVRIHVAQRGDKRALAETVEQNAKQALALHKTRRAGDLTARSAALSELTEHLGLAESPLRIECYDISHTSGTEQVGSMVVFEDGIPRKSEYRHFVVRGPDGTGARDDTEAMNEVLTRRFRRYLAERDGMSADELDAVEDGEQVGGPVPATREKRRFAYPPQLVVVDGGAPQVAAAHQALADLGITDVAVVGLAKRLEEVWLPGEDFPAVLPRTSDGLFLLQRLRDEAHRFAITHHRKRRGKGMTRSALDAVPGLGPSRQASLLKEFGSVRALREAEVEEIARVKGIGPALAASVAAHLGER